From a region of the Kaistia sp. 32K genome:
- a CDS encoding MoxR family ATPase, translated as MSAFNQTSIADVDPSRTIAEADAAVATVKAARDAIGKVIYGQETVVERVLVTLLSGGHGLLVGVPGLAKTKLVETLGIVLGLDERRVQFTPDLMPSDILGSEVMDQDDEGRRSFRFLKGPIFGQLLMADEINRASPRTQSALLQAMQEYHVTVAGHRYDLPSPFHVLATQNPLEQEGTYPLPEAQLDRFLLQIDVLYPDRDAERRMLFETTGATDAVAQRVTDAATLKSIQQLVRRLPIGESVVEAILNLVRSARPGEISDSKLAGVIAWGPGPRASQALMLAVRARALIDGRYAPSVDDVLALAEPVLQHRMSLSFAARADGLSVRDVIGTLKSRIG; from the coding sequence ATGAGCGCGTTCAATCAGACCTCCATCGCAGACGTCGATCCGAGCCGCACGATCGCGGAGGCCGACGCGGCCGTCGCGACGGTCAAGGCGGCGCGGGACGCCATCGGCAAGGTCATCTACGGCCAGGAAACGGTCGTCGAGCGGGTGCTGGTGACGCTCCTTTCCGGCGGCCACGGCCTTCTGGTCGGCGTTCCCGGCCTCGCCAAGACCAAGCTGGTGGAAACGCTCGGCATCGTCCTCGGCCTCGACGAGCGGCGCGTGCAGTTCACGCCAGACCTGATGCCCTCCGACATCCTCGGCTCCGAGGTGATGGACCAGGACGATGAAGGCCGGCGTTCGTTCCGCTTCCTGAAGGGACCGATCTTCGGCCAGCTCCTGATGGCGGACGAGATCAACCGCGCCAGCCCGCGCACGCAATCGGCCCTCCTGCAGGCGATGCAGGAGTATCACGTCACCGTCGCCGGGCATCGCTACGACCTGCCCAGCCCCTTCCACGTGCTCGCGACCCAGAACCCGCTGGAGCAGGAGGGCACCTATCCGCTGCCCGAGGCGCAGCTCGACCGCTTCCTGCTGCAGATCGACGTGCTCTATCCCGATCGCGACGCCGAGCGGCGGATGCTGTTCGAGACGACGGGCGCGACGGACGCCGTGGCACAGCGCGTCACCGACGCCGCCACGCTGAAATCCATCCAGCAGCTCGTCCGCCGCCTGCCGATCGGCGAGAGCGTGGTCGAGGCGATCCTGAACCTCGTGCGCTCGGCCCGGCCGGGCGAGATTTCCGACAGCAAGCTCGCTGGCGTGATCGCCTGGGGCCCGGGCCCACGCGCCAGCCAGGCGCTGATGCTCGCGGTCCGCGCGCGCGCCCTGATCGACGGCCGCTACGCCCCTTCGGTCGACGACGTGCTCGCGCTGGCGGAGCCGGTGCTGCAGCACCGCATGAGCCTGAGCTTCGCGGCCCGGGCGGACGGGCTCTCGGTTCGCGATGTCATCGGGACCCTCAAGTCACGTATCGGGTGA
- a CDS encoding DUF58 domain-containing protein gives MTEPRATVPTSRHVGTTLAEAKSLARSLPDLLVEARRVATTVLAGWHGRRRAGPGETFWQFRPFVTGEAPGRIDWRRSARDEHLYVREREWEAAHTVWLSADLSPSMDFRSKLALASKRDRALVILLALGDLLAAAGERIGLLGLGDPILSRNAAERLAETLAIYDGAAQPALPSAARLGRFADLVLIGDFLDPIDEIEARLADYARHGTTAHLVEIRDPVEEIFPYAGRTEFRDPESGALYTIGRAEQIGEEYRNRLIARRETLAATCRRLGWSYLTHRTDRPATEPLLALHARLSARVNEGGRP, from the coding sequence TTGACCGAACCGCGCGCCACCGTGCCGACATCCCGTCACGTCGGCACGACTCTGGCCGAGGCCAAGAGCCTTGCCCGCAGCCTGCCGGACCTTCTGGTCGAGGCGCGCCGTGTCGCGACCACGGTTCTGGCCGGCTGGCATGGCCGCCGCCGCGCGGGCCCCGGCGAGACCTTCTGGCAGTTCCGCCCCTTCGTCACCGGCGAGGCGCCCGGCCGGATCGACTGGCGCCGCTCGGCGCGCGACGAACACCTCTATGTCCGCGAGCGCGAATGGGAGGCCGCCCACACGGTCTGGCTCTCGGCCGATCTCTCGCCGTCGATGGATTTCCGCTCCAAGCTGGCGCTCGCCTCGAAGCGCGATCGCGCGCTCGTCATCCTGCTCGCGCTCGGCGACCTGCTCGCCGCCGCCGGCGAGCGCATCGGCCTGCTCGGCCTCGGCGATCCCATCCTGTCGCGCAACGCCGCCGAACGGCTGGCTGAAACGCTGGCGATCTATGACGGCGCGGCGCAACCCGCCCTGCCCTCGGCAGCAAGGCTCGGCCGCTTCGCCGACCTGGTGCTGATCGGCGACTTTCTCGATCCCATCGACGAGATCGAGGCGCGCCTCGCCGACTATGCCCGCCATGGCACGACCGCGCATCTCGTCGAGATCCGCGATCCCGTCGAGGAGATCTTCCCCTATGCCGGTCGCACGGAATTCCGCGATCCGGAGAGCGGCGCGCTCTACACGATCGGCCGCGCCGAGCAGATCGGCGAGGAATATCGCAACCGGCTCATCGCGCGCCGCGAGACGCTGGCCGCCACCTGCCGCCGGCTCGGCTGGAGCTATCTGACCCACCGCACCGACCGGCCGGCGACGGAGCCGCTGCTCGCGCTGCATGCGCGCCTCTCGGCCCGCGTCAACGAGGGAGGGCGGCCATGA
- a CDS encoding DUF4159 domain-containing protein has protein sequence MIAGLPLAFGAPLVLTALVLLPAIWWLLKLTPPRPRLESFPPTRILTEIAKRDEQPARSPWWLTALRLLLAGLVILALAAPIWRPTGESAPGEGPLLLVIDNDWAAARDWSTRIDTARRIVELAERSGRPIGLIATAEPPNQQFAPTDGDAIRTRLDALVPRPYATDRSAIATALQTAAASASFGGVAWLSNGLGGPDADDFSRFLETAIRAPVTIYGKDGKPLLGLAAPVATADALTLSVLRGEGPALTGTLVARDMKGRSIGEAPFAFKANELRTDAAFALPSELRNEIVRVEIAGNATAGAVQLLDDRFKRRRIGVISGASSDNAQPLLSPLYYISRAVQPFADVIEPRDANAANAVPQMIEAGAAVIAMADIGTLTPDVEQKLADWVEAGGTLLRFAGPRLAAASGETDTLIPVRLREGGRVLGGSLSWSSPQPLASFSAQSPFAGLAIAPDIEVRRQVLAEPDGNLPSRTWAALGDGTPLVTAAPLGKGWLILFHVTADASWSNLPLSGTFVEMLRRIAAFASVPQVDAARAVEGATTAAMLPPYRLLDGFGHFVTSDPLARPLSATGPLPAPSRDHPPGLYGADDGFRAVNVLAPDATLPPFNPAATIANAEIRPYPTTAPTDLSPYLLLAALACLIADALAVLWLNGGLRMRARAAALVIACLTLGHAFAPPPARADAASDQFAMDAVNKSRLAYVRTGNQEIDDMSEAGLAGLSRALSARTAMEPDNPLGVDVAKDELSFFPLLYWPIDPNAPMPDSATLAKIDAYMKQGGSILFDTRDELERAPGTTGFGGTPAAERLRTMLSGLDIPPLEPVPSNHVLTKAFYLLEDFPGRYSGGPLWVEASPPEDDAAAAARPARPGDGVSSILITENDMAAAWATDPDGRFLVPTIPPDPRQRELAYRTGINIVMYTLTGNYKADQVHVPALLERLGQ, from the coding sequence ATGATCGCCGGTCTTCCCCTCGCCTTCGGCGCCCCGCTCGTCCTGACCGCACTGGTCTTGCTGCCGGCGATCTGGTGGCTTCTGAAGCTGACGCCGCCGCGCCCCCGGCTGGAGAGCTTCCCGCCGACGCGCATTCTCACCGAGATCGCCAAGCGCGACGAGCAGCCGGCGCGCAGCCCCTGGTGGCTGACGGCGCTTCGCCTGCTGCTCGCCGGGCTCGTCATCCTGGCCCTCGCCGCGCCGATCTGGCGGCCGACCGGCGAGAGCGCGCCGGGCGAAGGCCCGCTCCTCCTCGTCATCGACAATGACTGGGCGGCGGCGCGCGACTGGTCCACGCGGATCGACACCGCCCGCCGGATCGTCGAGCTCGCCGAACGCTCCGGCCGCCCGATCGGCCTGATCGCCACGGCCGAGCCGCCCAACCAGCAATTCGCGCCGACAGACGGCGACGCGATCCGCACCCGCCTCGATGCGCTGGTGCCGCGCCCCTATGCGACCGACCGCAGCGCCATCGCCACGGCGCTGCAAACAGCCGCCGCCTCGGCGTCGTTCGGCGGCGTTGCCTGGCTCTCGAACGGGCTCGGCGGTCCGGATGCCGACGATTTCTCGCGCTTCCTCGAGACCGCGATCCGCGCCCCCGTGACGATCTATGGCAAGGACGGCAAGCCGTTGCTCGGCCTCGCCGCCCCGGTTGCCACCGCCGACGCGCTGACGCTCTCGGTCCTGCGCGGCGAAGGCCCGGCCTTGACCGGCACGCTCGTCGCCCGCGACATGAAGGGCCGCTCGATCGGCGAGGCGCCGTTCGCCTTCAAGGCCAACGAATTGCGCACCGACGCCGCCTTCGCTCTGCCGTCCGAGCTCCGCAACGAGATCGTCCGGGTCGAGATCGCCGGAAACGCGACGGCCGGCGCCGTGCAACTGCTCGACGACCGCTTCAAGCGCCGCCGCATCGGCGTCATTTCCGGCGCGTCGAGCGACAATGCCCAGCCGCTGCTGTCGCCGCTCTACTACATCTCCCGCGCCGTGCAGCCCTTCGCCGACGTCATCGAGCCGCGCGACGCCAACGCCGCGAACGCCGTGCCGCAGATGATCGAGGCCGGGGCGGCGGTGATCGCCATGGCCGACATCGGCACGCTGACGCCGGACGTCGAGCAGAAGCTCGCCGACTGGGTCGAGGCCGGCGGCACGCTGCTGCGCTTCGCCGGCCCGCGGCTTGCCGCCGCCAGCGGCGAAACCGACACGCTGATCCCCGTGCGGCTGCGCGAAGGCGGCCGCGTGCTCGGCGGCAGCCTCTCCTGGTCGTCGCCGCAGCCGCTCGCCTCCTTCTCGGCGCAGAGCCCCTTCGCCGGGCTCGCCATCGCGCCCGACATCGAGGTTCGCCGCCAGGTCCTGGCCGAACCGGACGGCAATCTGCCGTCGCGCACCTGGGCGGCGCTTGGCGACGGCACGCCGCTGGTGACCGCCGCGCCGCTCGGCAAGGGCTGGCTGATCCTGTTCCATGTCACCGCCGACGCGAGCTGGTCGAACCTGCCGCTTTCCGGCACCTTCGTCGAGATGCTGCGCCGCATCGCCGCCTTCGCCTCGGTGCCGCAAGTCGACGCCGCCCGCGCCGTCGAAGGCGCGACGACGGCAGCAATGCTGCCGCCCTATCGCCTGCTCGACGGCTTCGGCCATTTCGTCACCAGCGATCCGCTGGCGCGGCCGCTTTCGGCGACAGGTCCGCTGCCGGCGCCGAGCCGCGACCATCCGCCGGGGCTCTACGGCGCCGATGACGGCTTCCGGGCGGTCAACGTGCTGGCGCCCGACGCGACCTTGCCGCCCTTCAACCCGGCCGCGACGATCGCCAATGCCGAAATCCGGCCCTATCCGACGACGGCGCCGACCGATCTCTCGCCCTATCTGCTCTTGGCGGCGCTCGCCTGCCTGATCGCCGACGCGCTCGCCGTGCTGTGGCTGAATGGCGGCCTCAGGATGCGGGCGCGCGCGGCAGCCCTCGTCATCGCCTGCCTGACGCTCGGCCATGCCTTCGCGCCGCCGCCGGCCCGCGCCGACGCGGCGAGCGACCAGTTCGCCATGGATGCCGTCAACAAGTCGCGCCTCGCCTATGTCCGGACCGGCAATCAGGAGATCGACGACATGAGCGAGGCCGGCCTCGCCGGCCTGTCGCGCGCGCTCTCCGCCCGCACGGCGATGGAGCCGGACAATCCGCTCGGCGTCGACGTCGCCAAGGACGAGCTGAGCTTCTTCCCGCTGCTCTACTGGCCGATCGACCCGAACGCGCCGATGCCCGACTCGGCGACGCTCGCCAAGATCGACGCCTACATGAAGCAGGGCGGCTCGATCCTGTTCGACACGCGCGACGAGCTGGAACGGGCGCCGGGCACGACGGGCTTCGGCGGCACGCCGGCGGCCGAGCGGCTGCGCACCATGCTCTCCGGCCTCGACATCCCGCCGCTCGAGCCGGTGCCGTCCAACCACGTGCTGACCAAGGCATTCTACCTGCTCGAGGACTTCCCCGGCCGCTATAGCGGCGGCCCGCTCTGGGTCGAGGCCTCGCCGCCCGAGGACGACGCGGCGGCGGCCGCGCGCCCGGCCCGGCCGGGCGACGGCGTCTCGTCGATCCTGATCACCGAGAACGACATGGCCGCCGCCTGGGCGACCGATCCGGATGGCCGCTTCCTGGTCCCGACCATCCCGCCCGACCCGCGCCAGCGCGAGCTCGCCTACCGGACCGGAATCAACATCGTCATGTACACGCTGACCGGCAACTACAAGGCCGACCAGGTGCATGTGCCGGCCCTGCTCGAGAGGCTTGGACAGTGA
- a CDS encoding DUF1285 domain-containing protein encodes MSVTKQGETKADPDSADGSALAGLIARAGSFRGPAPVHLWNPAHCGAIDIRIDRAGTWHHEGRPILREALVRLFSTVLRREADGGYVLVTPAEKLDIRVDDVPFLAVEMAVETSEGRQNLVFRTNVGDVVTVDAEHPLRVAEAGEGEGLVPYVRVRGGLDARLARPLVHELADHFEQRGAEIGVVSGGQFFVLGQVSEGPANDGAELSGGAVSA; translated from the coding sequence ATGTCAGTGACAAAGCAGGGCGAAACCAAGGCCGATCCGGATTCGGCGGACGGTTCGGCCCTCGCAGGCTTGATCGCCAGGGCCGGATCCTTCCGTGGCCCGGCCCCCGTGCATCTCTGGAATCCGGCCCATTGCGGCGCCATCGACATCCGCATCGATCGGGCGGGAACCTGGCACCACGAGGGCCGGCCGATCCTGCGCGAGGCGCTGGTCCGGCTGTTTTCGACGGTGCTGCGCCGCGAGGCGGATGGCGGCTATGTGCTGGTGACGCCGGCCGAGAAGCTCGACATCCGCGTCGACGACGTGCCGTTCCTCGCGGTCGAGATGGCGGTCGAGACCTCGGAAGGCAGGCAGAACCTCGTTTTCCGGACCAATGTCGGCGACGTCGTCACGGTCGATGCCGAGCATCCGCTGCGCGTCGCCGAGGCTGGAGAAGGCGAGGGGCTCGTGCCCTATGTCCGCGTCCGGGGCGGCCTCGATGCCCGGCTGGCGCGGCCGCTCGTGCACGAGCTCGCGGATCATTTCGAACAGCGCGGCGCCGAGATCGGCGTTGTTTCCGGCGGCCAGTTCTTCGTGCTCGGCCAGGTGAGCGAAGGCCCGGCGAACGATGGCGCCGAGCTCTCCGGCGGGGCGGTATCCGCGTGA
- a CDS encoding metallophosphoesterase has translation MFVLAHLSDPHLGPLPRPRTLELASKRVLGYVNWRRNRVRSLGGEVLAGLIEDMLARTPDHIAVTGDLVNIALPAEIVAAGDWLKAVGAPHDVSFVPGNHDAYVPGALAKALALWAPYVTGDEGTPLGRVTFPYLRRRGPAAIIGVSSARASAPFMATGHVEASTLPLLRDMLIRARDEGLYRVVLIHHPPFKKATAWHKRLVGAGRIRALIKEVGAELILHGHTHIDSFESIEGPEGRVPVIGVPSAANAPGGHKPAGRYNLFGIEGEPGNWRCSLVERGYGAPGTGIEVIRERRVG, from the coding sequence ATGTTCGTGCTCGCCCACCTCTCCGATCCGCATCTCGGCCCGCTGCCGCGTCCGCGCACGCTGGAGCTCGCCTCGAAGCGGGTGCTCGGCTACGTCAACTGGCGGCGCAACCGCGTCCGTTCGCTCGGCGGCGAAGTGCTGGCGGGGCTGATCGAGGACATGCTGGCCCGTACGCCGGACCACATCGCCGTCACCGGCGACCTCGTCAACATCGCCCTTCCCGCCGAGATCGTCGCCGCCGGCGACTGGCTGAAGGCGGTCGGCGCGCCGCACGACGTCTCCTTCGTGCCCGGCAATCACGATGCCTATGTTCCGGGCGCGCTCGCCAAGGCGCTGGCGCTCTGGGCGCCCTATGTGACCGGCGACGAAGGCACGCCGCTCGGCCGCGTCACCTTCCCCTATCTGCGCCGCCGCGGCCCCGCCGCCATCATCGGCGTCTCCAGCGCCCGCGCCTCGGCGCCGTTCATGGCGACCGGCCATGTCGAGGCTTCGACGCTGCCGCTCCTGCGCGACATGCTGATCCGCGCCCGCGACGAAGGCCTTTACCGCGTCGTGCTGATCCATCACCCGCCCTTCAAGAAGGCGACGGCCTGGCACAAGCGCCTGGTCGGCGCCGGGCGCATCCGCGCCCTGATCAAGGAAGTCGGCGCCGAGCTGATCCTGCACGGCCACACCCATATCGACAGCTTCGAGAGCATCGAGGGGCCGGAAGGCCGCGTGCCGGTGATCGGCGTGCCGTCCGCCGCCAACGCCCCCGGCGGCCACAAGCCGGCCGGCCGCTACAATCTGTTCGGCATCGAGGGCGAACCGGGCAACTGGCGCTGCTCGCTCGTCGAGCGCGGCTACGGCGCGCCCGGCACCGGCATCGAGGTGATCCGCGAACGGCGGGTGGGGTAG
- a CDS encoding DUF6111 family protein: MLRFLAITVVCFLAPFIVYAGWRQFAPGAVTGEVWTYRVLSRLSAIGIAIVLVAILGLVSFSGGQAGKTYHPAEFRDGVLVPGGFD; this comes from the coding sequence ATGCTGAGATTTCTTGCCATCACCGTCGTGTGCTTCCTCGCACCTTTCATCGTCTATGCCGGCTGGCGGCAATTCGCGCCGGGGGCGGTGACGGGAGAGGTCTGGACCTACAGGGTATTGTCGCGCCTGTCGGCGATCGGCATCGCCATCGTGCTGGTTGCAATCCTGGGTCTGGTTTCCTTCTCCGGCGGCCAGGCGGGCAAGACCTATCATCCGGCCGAATTCCGTGACGGCGTGCTGGTTCCCGGAGGCTTCGATTGA
- a CDS encoding CoA pyrophosphatase yields MNPEFVPPRGFVPRDAAVLIPIVERSNATVLMTRRTMQLRKHAGQIAFPGGKIDPTDSSAAAAALREAQEEIGLDPRLVEPIGRLDPYIAGTGYRIIAIVARVAPEYRLVLNPDEVDAAFEVPLSFLMSPQNHQTITREFDGVRHLLYEMPYDEHHIWGVTAGIVRGLYERLYQ; encoded by the coding sequence ATGAACCCGGAGTTCGTCCCGCCGCGCGGCTTCGTCCCGCGCGACGCGGCGGTGCTGATCCCGATCGTCGAGCGCAGCAACGCCACCGTGCTGATGACGCGGCGGACGATGCAGCTGCGCAAGCATGCCGGGCAGATCGCCTTTCCGGGCGGCAAGATCGATCCGACGGATAGCAGCGCGGCGGCGGCGGCGCTGCGCGAGGCGCAGGAGGAGATCGGTCTCGACCCCCGCCTCGTCGAACCGATCGGCCGTCTCGATCCCTATATCGCCGGCACCGGCTACCGAATCATCGCCATCGTCGCGCGCGTTGCGCCGGAATATCGGCTCGTCCTGAACCCCGATGAGGTCGACGCTGCCTTCGAAGTTCCGCTGTCTTTTCTCATGAGTCCGCAGAATCATCAGACAATCACCCGTGAATTTGATGGCGTGCGGCATTTGCTCTACGAAATGCCGTATGATGAACATCATATCTGGGGTGTGACCGCCGGAATTGTCCGGGGTCTTTATGAGCGGCTCTACCAATAG
- a CDS encoding GNAT family N-acetyltransferase, whose translation MKIDSFTVLSEQPADDAAIEALHEISFGPGRFARAASLLREGVPQDPELSFVAKSGERLIGSVRLTPIRIGGRKAILLGPLVVVPDWKGRGAGKSLMRTAIAAAREAGHTVILLVGDEPYYGPFGFVRLKPYQVSLPAPADPARILVCPLTDDALEGLGGAVERAG comes from the coding sequence ATGAAAATCGACTCCTTCACGGTCCTCTCCGAGCAGCCTGCTGACGACGCCGCCATCGAAGCCCTGCACGAGATCTCGTTCGGGCCCGGCCGGTTCGCCCGCGCGGCCTCGCTGCTGCGCGAAGGGGTGCCGCAGGATCCTGAGCTTTCCTTCGTCGCCAAGAGCGGTGAGCGGCTGATCGGTTCGGTCCGGCTGACGCCGATCCGCATCGGCGGCCGGAAGGCGATCCTGCTCGGCCCGCTCGTCGTGGTGCCGGACTGGAAGGGCAGGGGCGCGGGCAAGTCGCTGATGCGGACCGCGATCGCCGCTGCGCGCGAGGCCGGCCACACCGTCATCCTGCTGGTCGGCGACGAGCCCTATTATGGCCCGTTCGGCTTCGTCCGCCTGAAGCCCTACCAGGTCAGCCTGCCGGCGCCGGCCGATCCGGCCCGGATCCTCGTCTGCCCGCTCACCGACGACGCGCTGGAAGGCCTCGGCGGCGCGGTGGAACGGGCAGGGTAG
- a CDS encoding NUDIX domain-containing protein, with product MYSFLARLGGLAAPVLRGMTLGVRGACFDADGRVFLVRHSYTPGWYLPGGGVERGESAAEALARELREEGGIILGASPSLFGIYVNPKRRRDHVVVFVSYDFDRPAPPAYPNREIAEAGFFDPGALPEATTPATRRRLGEILDRVPASAHW from the coding sequence ATGTACTCCTTTCTCGCTCGTCTTGGCGGCCTGGCCGCGCCGGTGCTTCGCGGCATGACGCTCGGCGTGCGCGGCGCCTGTTTTGATGCCGACGGGCGGGTGTTCCTGGTCCGCCATTCCTATACGCCGGGATGGTATCTGCCGGGCGGCGGCGTCGAGCGGGGCGAGAGCGCGGCTGAGGCGCTGGCGCGGGAACTGCGCGAGGAGGGCGGCATCATACTTGGCGCATCGCCGTCGCTCTTCGGCATCTACGTCAATCCGAAGCGGCGGCGCGATCATGTCGTGGTCTTCGTCTCGTACGATTTCGACCGGCCGGCTCCGCCCGCCTATCCCAACCGCGAGATCGCCGAGGCCGGCTTCTTCGATCCCGGCGCTTTGCCCGAGGCGACGACGCCGGCGACGCGGCGGCGTCTCGGCGAGATTTTAGACCGGGTGCCCGCCTCGGCGCATTGGTGA